In the genome of Streptomyces sp. P3, the window AGTGGGGCGGTGGGGAAGTCCAGGGTGATCGAACCGTCCTCGACGGGGGTGGCCACCAGGACGCCGCTGCGGGTCGCGAACCGCACCGGGCCGGCGTGCACGCCCGTCGTGTGCAGGACATGGGCCGTGGCCAGCGTGGCGTGACCGCACATGTCGACCTCGGTGACGGGGGTGAACCAGCGCAGGGCCCAGTCGGCGTCGCCGCCCTCGGGGAGAGGACGGGCGAACGCCGTCTCGGCGTGATTGATCTCCAGGGCGACGTTCTGGAGCCGGCGGTCCTCGGGGAAGGCGTCCAGGAGCAGGACCCCGGCCGGATTGCCGGTGAAGGGGCGGTCGGTGAAGGCGTCGACGATTCGCATCCGCATGCCGCCGACGTTAGGAGACGGGCCGCGCCGTCGGCCAAGGCCAATCCGCGGGTGGTGGCCCGCCTTCGGTGTGTCCACGGCCGCGAAGGCGGGCCGACGTCGGCGGCCGAGACGGTGGGCCGACGCCACGGGCCGGCCCTGGGGCCGGCGTCGGGGGGCGGGTCCGCTTGTCGATTCCGCGTGCCGCCCCGTGCCGGTTCCGCTCGTCGAATCCGTCCTCCCGCACGGACGGCACGGACGGCACGGCAGGCAAGGCGGGGCGCGGCCGGGCTCCCGGGTGTCCGCACGGCGGCGTCGCCGCAGGCCGCCCACCTTGCCCGCGCAGGCGTCGCACCTGCTCGCGGGGCTCTCGCGAAGCGGCTGTGGCGGAACCCTGGGATGCTGGGAGGAGCGTTACGCATGACCTGACGACCGGGGCGGTGAGCGCCATGGCCGGGCTCGAGGAGAGCGACGCGCAACGGAGGGGCCCGTATGTGCCGGCGGGCCCGTACGCCGATCCCCAGGGAGATCCGTTCCTGCGCACGCGGTTCGTCGTCCCGGCCCGGCCGGTGACGTTTCTGCGGCGCGAGCGGCTGGTCGCACACCTCGACGGGGCTCTGGAGACGCCGCTGACCATGGTCAACGGCGCGGCGGGCGCAGGCAAGACATTGCTGGTCGCCGACTGGGCCGCGGCACGCGAGCATCCCGTCGCCTGGCTCACCACCGACGCGGCCGGGCAGGGTCCGGGCATGTTGTGGGCCTACCTGCTCGAGGCCCTGCGCGGTGCCGGGACCGACCTGCCCGCCGAGATCGGCTGTCCCGCGGACGCGGGCCGGGTGCCCGCCGCACTGCTGGCCCGGCTGGCCGCCGGGCTGAGCACCCGGGAGCGGCCCGTGATCGTCGTGCTCGACGAGTACGACCGGGTGGCCGACCCGGAGATCGCCGAGCAGTTGGAGTTCGTCCTGCACCACGCGGGCGGAGGCCTGCGCCTGGTCCTCGTCACCCGCACCGAGCCGCTGCTGCCGCTGCACCGCTACCGGGCGGCCGGCGAGTTGACGGAGATCCGCGGAGCGGAGCTGGCCTTCACCGCCGAAGAGGCGGCCGAACTGCTGGAACTGCACGGACTGCGGCTTCCGGCGCACGCGGCGCAGAGCCTGGTGACCCGCACCCGGGGCTGGGCCGCCGGTCTGCGGCTGTGCGCCCTCGCCGCGCGCGAGAGCCCGGATCCGGAGTCGTACCTGAAGAAGTTCGAGGCCGACCGCACGGCGGTCGCCGACTTCCTGCTGGCGGAGGTGCTCCGGCGGCAGCCTCCCGAGACGCAGGACCTGCTGCTGCGGGTCAGCGTCCTCGACCGGTTCCGTCCCGGGCTGGTGAACGCCCTCACCGGACGGACCGACGCCGAGCCCATCCTGGCCGGGCTGCATCGCGAGAACGCGTTCGTCGAACATCTCGAGCGGGACTGGTACCGCCTCCATCCGCTGTTCGCGGAGATCCTCCGCGCCCATCTGCGGATGCGGTCACCCGGTCTGGAGCCCGAACTGCACCGGCGGGCCGCGCACTGGCTGCACGGCTCGGGATCCCTCGCGTCGACCCTGAGCCACGGCGCGGCGGCGGGCGACTGGGAGTTCACCGCGGGAGCTCTGGTCGACGACCTCGCGATCGGGTGGCTCTTCACCGGTCTGCGCGTCGACGCGCTCGCCGAGCTGTTCTCCCGGATGGGGCCGGAGGCGGCGAGCCCTGCCGCGCACCTCGTCCGTGCGGCACGCGAGCTGTCCCTGCACGAGCTCGACCGTGGCCAGGCGCATCTGCGGCACGCTGAACAGACGCTCGCGGCGGCCGGGCGCGGGTCGCCGGCACGCGCCGGCGCCGGGGACGATCCGGTGGGGGAGCAGCCCGCGCTGGCGGCGGCACGGTTGAGCTGCGCGTTGCTCGAGGCGCTGGCCGCCCGGCTGACCGGTGCTCCGGCCCGGGCGGAGCTGGCCGCCGCGGCGGCCGACACGCTCCGGCACGAGGTCCCCGCCCGGCTGCTCGAGAAGCACCCCGAGCTCACCGCACTGCTACTGGCCCATCTGGGTTCGGCGCGGCTGTGGGCGGGACGGTTCGAGGAGGCGTGCGCCGCCCTGTCGAGCGTGGCAGGCTCCGCCGCGGGGGCCGCCACGGCACTCGCACGCGAGGACGCCCTGGGCCGGCTGGCCCTGATCGACTACCTCGACGGCTGGCCCGGCCGAGCGGAGCGCAGGGCGCGGGCCGCCGCGGCGGAGACGGAGCGCTACGGCCTGCCCCAGTCGTCCGGCTCCGGCATGGCGCGGCTGGTCCAGGCCGCCTTGGCCGTCGAGCGCGACGACCTGGGCCGGGCCCGGACCCTTCTCGACGAGAGCGCCGAGTCGCCCTCCGCCTGGTGCGACCCGGTCATGGAGGCGGTCCGGGCCGTCGCCGCCGCTCGGCTGCACCTGGCCCGGGGCGACACCCGGGCGGCGCTCGCCATGGCGGAGCCGACCGTTCCGGCCGCTGTGCCCTCGCCCTGGGCGGAGGGACAGACGGCGCTCGTCGCGTCCGCCGCGCATCTCGCCGAGGGCCGCCCCGAGACGGCGGTCAAGGTGCTCCTGGCGGTCCCCGGCGCGCAGCCGGCCTGCGAGGTCGCGGCCGCACGGGCCCAGCTCGCCGCCGGAAGGCCGGACGCGGCGATCGACCTGCTCGACGCCGTGCGTCAGGAGGGACGCTCCGGGCCGGCGGTGATCGTCCGGGCCCTGCTGGTGCGGGCACAGGCGGCGAGTGAGGCGGGAGACACGGCCGCCGCGCACGGATTCGTCGGCCAGGCCCTGCGCGAGGCACGCCGCGACGGCCTGCGCCGGCCCTTCACCGAGGCCGGGCCGTGGATCCGCCGCTTCCTCGCCCCGGCGTCGCTGCGGGGGACGGCCGGGGACTGGCTCACGCCGGGCGCGCCGCCGTCCGACGACCGGCCGCCGCCGGTGGTGGAGGAACTGAGCGGACGCGAACGCGACGTGCTGCGCAGGCTGGCCCAAACGATGTCGACGGAGGAGATCGCCGCCGACCTGTACGTGTCCGTGAACACGGTGAAGACGCACCTCAAGAGCGCTTACCGGAAGCTGTCGGTCAACCGCCGCAACGAGGCGGTGCGCCGGGCCCGTGAGCTGGACCTGCTCTGACAGCGTCTGACAGCGACGACGGATGTGCGTGGTGACGCCGCGGCGGGGCTGCCCCGGGGCCGCACGTCGGCTGCCCTGCCCTGCCCTGTCCCGTCCAGTCCTGTCCTGTTCTGCATTGAACTGTTCCGGACGTATCGGCCGGACCCGACCGAGGCCGGAACCGTCGGTGGCGGCGGCGGTCGGCGGCGAGGCCGGAGCGGTCGGTGGCGGTGGCGGCGAGGGCGGTGGACCGTTGGCGAGGCCGCCCGATCGCGCAGGGGACGGCCGAAGCCGCCGCTGGTGCTGAGCCACAGCCGAGCTCCGGCCACCGTCGTTCGGCGTTGCGGGGCCTGGCCGACGCCGCCACCGCCGTTCGGCGCAAGGCTCGCCCGTGGCGGGTGAGGCGCCGACCGGACCGCCCGGCTTCCATGGACCCGTGGACACCGTGAACCGCTGGCGCGCTCTGATGGTCCTGGGGACCGCACAGTTCCTGATGGTCCTGGACACCTCCGTCATGAACGTCTCGATCAGCCAGCTGGTCGAGGACTTCGACACCGAGGTGACGGCCATCCAGGCAGTCATCACCCTGTACGCCCTGGTCATGGCAGCCTTCATGATCATCGGAGGTCGGCTGGGGGACATCCTCGGCCGGCGCCGGATGTTTCTCCTCGGCCTCGTCGTCTACGCCACGGGCTCGGCCCTCACCGCTGTGGCACCCACCCTGTGGGTCCTCACGCTGGGCTGGTCGGTGGTCGAGGGACTGGGCGCCGCGATGGTCCTGCCCGCCATGGCGGCGCTGGTCGCCGAGTCCTACCGGGGGCGGGACCGGGCCGTCGCCTACGGGGTGGTCGGCGGGCTGGCCGGTGCGGGGATCGCGGTCGGCCCGCTGCTGGGCGGCTGGGTGACGACGTACCTCACCTGGCGGCTGGTCTTCGCGGGCGAGGTCGTCGTCGTGCTGGTCGTGCTGTGCTTCCACAAGGCCATCAGGGCGTCGCCCCGAACCGGCACACGGCCTCGTCTCGACGGCGTCGGCGCCGCGCTGTCGGCGGCCGGGCTGGCGCTCGGAGTGCTCGGCGTCCTGCAGAGCGGCACCTGGGGCTGGCTGCAGCCCCGCAACCCGCCCTTCACCGTGCTCGGCTTCTCGCCCACCCTGTTCGTCGTCGGGGCCGGAGTGGCCGTGCTGGCCTTCTTCCTGCACTGGGAACGGCGCAGGGAGGCCCGGGGCGCCGATCCCCTCGTCCATCTCGCGCTCCTGCACAGGCCCGTGCTGCGATCGGGCCTGATGTGTCTGCTGAGCCAGAACCTCATCCTGCTCGGCCTGTTCTTCACGATTCCGCTGTATCTGCAGGTCGTGCAGGGCTTCGACGCCTTCGAGACGGGCCTGCGCCTGCTTCCCGTGTCGGTCGCGATGCTCGCCGCGTCCATGTGCGCCGCCAGGCTCGGCCGGGTGGCGGGAGCGCGGCGGGTCGTGAGACTCGCGCTGCTGACCCTGGCCGGGGCGGTCGTGTGGCTGCTGGCCACCATCGACCCCGTCATCGACGACGCGCAGTTCGCCGGGGCGATGGCGCTGCTCGGCGTGGGGATGGGTCTGCTGGCCTCCCAGTTGGGCAACGTCGTCCAGTCGAGCGTGCACGGGGACGAGCGCAGCGAGGTGGGCGGGCTGCAGTTCACTGCTCAGAACCTGGGCTCCGCGCTGGGTACCGCGCTCATCGGGTCGCTGCTGGTCGGCGCCCTGGCGCAGGCTTTCACCACCCGCGTGGAGAGCCACCCCCAGTTGTCGGAGGAGACCAGCCGCCAGGCCGGCGTGGCTCTGGAGGCGGGCATCAGCTTCGTCCCCACCGAGCAGGTGCGCACCGCCGCCGAGGACGCCGGACTGCCGCCCGCCGAGGTCGACGCGCTCACCGAGTCCTACGCCTCTGCGCAGCTCGACGGGCTGAAGGCGGCGATCCTCGCCGCCGGCGGGATCACGCTCGCCAGTTTCCTGGTCACGTCGCACCTGCCCACAGCGAGGACCGAACGCCCCGGGAAGTCGCGGGGCGGCATGCCGAGCGGTCCCGTCGACGCGCCACGTTGACAGTCCTGTTCGCTGGACGTGCTCGACAGGTCCTCCGTCGACCGATCGCCGAAGGGAGGCCGCCATGACCGCGACGGGACATCGCGGCGCGGCCCGGGCCCGCGCCGCCGAGCGCCGGGCCACCGCCGACTACACCGGCGGCGTCTACGGATCCATGCTGGCCGCCTCGGTCGTCGTCGGGGCCGGTGCCTGGGGGAAGTTCCCGCGGGCGGAGCTGGTGCTGCTGCTGTTGCTCACCGGACTCGTGTTCTGGGTCGGGCATGTGCACGCCCAGCTGTTCGGGGCACGGCTGGCGCAGCGGAGCCTGGACCGCCGGGTCGTGCTGCACGTCTGCCGCGACGAGTGGCCGATCGTCAAGGCCGCGATACCGCCGGCCGTCGCCGTGGCCGTCAGCCCCCTGCTCGGTCTCGACCTCTCGGGCACCTTGTGGCTCGCGCTGTCGGTCGCCGTCGCCGGGCAGGTGGGCTGGTCGGCGATGGCGGCGCGCCGGGCCGGCGGTTCCTGGCGCATGGTGTCCGCCGCCGCCTCGCTGAACCTGGTGCTCGGCCTGGTGATCATCGTGTTCAAGCTGTACCTGACGCACTGACGCACTGACGTACATACACACTGACGTGCTGACGTACATACGCACCCTCGTTCCAGCGGGTGACGAGGGCGCGGGCGGGATGCCGACTCACCTGCACCGGGTGAGGCCCAGGGCTTCACCGGGGCGGACCATCGCGGTAGAGGGCGTGG includes:
- a CDS encoding LuxR C-terminal-related transcriptional regulator produces the protein MAGLEESDAQRRGPYVPAGPYADPQGDPFLRTRFVVPARPVTFLRRERLVAHLDGALETPLTMVNGAAGAGKTLLVADWAAAREHPVAWLTTDAAGQGPGMLWAYLLEALRGAGTDLPAEIGCPADAGRVPAALLARLAAGLSTRERPVIVVLDEYDRVADPEIAEQLEFVLHHAGGGLRLVLVTRTEPLLPLHRYRAAGELTEIRGAELAFTAEEAAELLELHGLRLPAHAAQSLVTRTRGWAAGLRLCALAARESPDPESYLKKFEADRTAVADFLLAEVLRRQPPETQDLLLRVSVLDRFRPGLVNALTGRTDAEPILAGLHRENAFVEHLERDWYRLHPLFAEILRAHLRMRSPGLEPELHRRAAHWLHGSGSLASTLSHGAAAGDWEFTAGALVDDLAIGWLFTGLRVDALAELFSRMGPEAASPAAHLVRAARELSLHELDRGQAHLRHAEQTLAAAGRGSPARAGAGDDPVGEQPALAAARLSCALLEALAARLTGAPARAELAAAAADTLRHEVPARLLEKHPELTALLLAHLGSARLWAGRFEEACAALSSVAGSAAGAATALAREDALGRLALIDYLDGWPGRAERRARAAAAETERYGLPQSSGSGMARLVQAALAVERDDLGRARTLLDESAESPSAWCDPVMEAVRAVAAARLHLARGDTRAALAMAEPTVPAAVPSPWAEGQTALVASAAHLAEGRPETAVKVLLAVPGAQPACEVAAARAQLAAGRPDAAIDLLDAVRQEGRSGPAVIVRALLVRAQAASEAGDTAAAHGFVGQALREARRDGLRRPFTEAGPWIRRFLAPASLRGTAGDWLTPGAPPSDDRPPPVVEELSGRERDVLRRLAQTMSTEEIAADLYVSVNTVKTHLKSAYRKLSVNRRNEAVRRARELDLL
- a CDS encoding MFS transporter; the protein is MNRWRALMVLGTAQFLMVLDTSVMNVSISQLVEDFDTEVTAIQAVITLYALVMAAFMIIGGRLGDILGRRRMFLLGLVVYATGSALTAVAPTLWVLTLGWSVVEGLGAAMVLPAMAALVAESYRGRDRAVAYGVVGGLAGAGIAVGPLLGGWVTTYLTWRLVFAGEVVVVLVVLCFHKAIRASPRTGTRPRLDGVGAALSAAGLALGVLGVLQSGTWGWLQPRNPPFTVLGFSPTLFVVGAGVAVLAFFLHWERRREARGADPLVHLALLHRPVLRSGLMCLLSQNLILLGLFFTIPLYLQVVQGFDAFETGLRLLPVSVAMLAASMCAARLGRVAGARRVVRLALLTLAGAVVWLLATIDPVIDDAQFAGAMALLGVGMGLLASQLGNVVQSSVHGDERSEVGGLQFTAQNLGSALGTALIGSLLVGALAQAFTTRVESHPQLSEETSRQAGVALEAGISFVPTEQVRTAAEDAGLPPAEVDALTESYASAQLDGLKAAILAAGGITLASFLVTSHLPTARTERPGKSRGGMPSGPVDAPR